In a genomic window of Physeter macrocephalus isolate SW-GA chromosome 14, ASM283717v5, whole genome shotgun sequence:
- the LOC102990238 gene encoding LOW QUALITY PROTEIN: heterogeneous nuclear ribonucleoprotein A1-like (The sequence of the model RefSeq protein was modified relative to this genomic sequence to represent the inferred CDS: substituted 3 bases at 3 genomic stop codons): protein MSKSESSKEPEQLRKLFIGDLSFETTDESLRSHFEQWGTLTDCVVMRDPNTKXSRGFGFVTYATVEEVDAAMNARPHKVDGRVVEPKRAVSREDSQRPGAHLTVKKIFIGGIKEDTEEHHLRDYFEQYGKIEVMEIMTDRGSRKKRGFAFVTFDDHDSVDKIVIQKYHTVNGHNCEVRKALSKQEMASASSSQRGRSGSGNFGGGRGGGFGGNDNSGHGGNFSGRGGFGGSHGGGGYGGSGDGYNXSGNDGSNFGGGGSYNDFGSYNNQSSNFGPMKGGNLGGRSSGPYGGGGQYFATPRNQGGYGSSSSSSSXGSGRRF from the exons ATGTCTAAGTCAGAGTCATCCAAAGAGCCCGAACAGCTGCGGAAGCTCTTCATCGGAGATTTGAGCTTTGAAACAACCGATGAGAGTCTGAGGAGCCATTTTGAGCAGTGGGGAACGCTCACAGATTGTGTGGTAATGAGGGATCCAAACACCAAATGATCCAGAGGCTTCGGGTTTGTCACATATGCCACTGTGGAGGAGGTGGACGCGGCCATGAATGCAAGGCCACACAAGGTGGATGGAAGAGTTGTGGAACCAAAGAGGGCCGTCTCAAGAGAAGATTCTCAAAGACCTGGTGCCCACTtaactgtgaaaaagattttCATTGGTGGCATTAAAGAAGACACTGAAGAACATCATCTAAGAGATTATTTTGAACAGTATGGGAAGATTGAAGTGATGGAAATCATGACTGATCGAGGCAGTCGCAAAAAGAGAGGCTTTGCTTTCGTAACCTTTGATGACCATGACTCTGTAGACAAGATTGTCATTCAGAAATACCACACTGTGAATGGCCACAACTGTGAAGTAAGGAAAGCCCTATCTAAGCAAGAGATGGCTAGTGCCTCATCCAGCCAAAGAG GTCGAAGTGGTTCTGGAAACTTTGGTGGTGGTCGTGGAGGTGGTTTTGGTGGGAATGACAACTCTGGTCATGGAGGAAACTTCAGTGGTCGAGGTGGCTTTGGTGGCAGCCATGGTGGTGGTGGATatggtggcagtggggatggcTATAATTGATCTGGTAATGATGGAAGCAATTTTGGAGGTGGTGGAAGCTACAATGATTTTGGCAGTTACAACAATCAATCTTCAAATTTTGGACCCATGAAAGGAGGAAACCTTGGAGGCAGAAGTTCTGGCCCTTATGGTGGTGGAGGCCAATACTTTGCCACACCCCGAAACCAAGGTGGCTATGGCagttccagcagcagcagtagctaaGGCAGTGGCAGAAGGTTTTGA